Below is a genomic region from Bacteroidales bacterium.
TCGCCAGAAATTATGTTAATGACTATTTCTTTTCGATTTGGCAAATACTGTTTGTAACAATTTTTTATAAAGGTTTCTTTGGCTTGATTTAATAATTCATGCCTGTGAGCTAACCAAATAAGTTTTCTGTTTTTATCAATTACATTTCTTAATAACCATTGAACTGCAACCATCGTTTTACCTGCTCCTGTGGGTAAAACTAAAATCCCTTTTGTCTTTTTATTTGTAGTGTAAAATTTGTCAAGAGCATACAATGCGTTTCTTTGATGTGGATAAGGCTGTATTCCGTTTGTCCCGTCTGCTATTTTTATAGTTTGTCTTGCTGTTGTTTCAACTGTAACTGAATTTCTGGAATGTGATAAATTTTCATCAAACATGAATATTACTTTTCTGTCAATATCATCAGTTGACCAATTAAAATATTCATTTCCTACAAAATATTTTATTTTTATTTTATACTTTTCAAATAAATCATTTAATTCTTGACGTTTGTGTTGTGTAAGTCTATGAATTTGTAGATTGTCACGTAAAAACTGTCTTAAAAAAACGCCTTTTCTTGTTTTTTTAGTTTCAAACCCTGCTATTTTCTCTGAAAATTGTTTGACTTTATTTTCCATGTGTGTTTTCTTATTTCTTATTTGCCTTAACGGTGGCAATATGAAAATGTTGGGCATTTGAAACACCAAACTTTCAATTTGCTACACCTTTTATTTATTGCTAATTAGTTCATATTTACCACTTTCTGCCCAATTTTTTATATTGCGTGTTGTACCCTGTGCTTTATTCACTCCGCTGTTTTTCTGTGCGTTGGCAAGACATACTCTTTTGCAATTTATGGTCAAGCGTTGGCTCGTGTGAATTGCAAATGTGTATGGCTTCTGCGTTTGCTACACAATTATCATATTAAAAAGGTAGCCCCCAAAATGAGGACTACCCACTCACATTAATAACTTGAATAATGAGAGCTATGGGAACTGTGAGAACTATGTGAGCTGTGAGAGCTATGAGATGAATGTGAAGTATGTCCATTAATAGACATATCACTATCACCAAATAATTCGTTAGCGTGTTTCAAAACAAAACCATTGTCATTGTCTTGACTTACACTCACGTCAGATACTCTCAATAGGCTCGAAGCCTTGGTAGAAACAGATGTTCCCATTAAAACTAATGCTGCTGCTACCGTCATTAATAATTTCCTCATAATAAAGTATTTTAAATTAATAAATGAGAAAACTTCAAACGCTCGTCGCTTGAAGGTCTTTAATAGCTGTAATTGCACGACTATAATTCTCTTTTGATGATGCAAAAAATCCAGGACATTTTTCTTTCATTGTACATTCTTCACATTCATCTATATAAATATTTTTCCAATCAGATATTGACTGAACTGCAAACTTTTTAATACTATCTGGTAGAATACAGAGTTGACTATTATAAATCGAAACATTAATATCTCGATAATGTAAATTCAATACTGCTTTTTCTAATTCTATATTATAATCAAAAGGGTCAACCCATAAATCCTCAAAATTATCTTTTGCATAACCCATTGGTTCCATTTGCATAAAAGCAACGTGAAAAACAAAAGGAAAGTTAGAGTAAATATATTCTGACAATTCAGGCAATCTTTCATAATTCATTTTATGAACCACAATACGAATGCCTATTTTTAAATTAAACTTAGCAAGATTATATATTCCATTTATTGTTCGATAAAAAGTATTAGTTCTTACAATGCTATTATGTATAGTATCAATATCCGAATACAAAGGAATATCAATTACAATATTTTGTTTTACTGATTGAGCAAACTTCTTGGCATATTCAAAATTTTCAAATTTAATCCCATTTGATAATAAACTAATCGACGCTTTTGGTATTTTATTGTGAATATTGGATAAAATATCAAATAGTTTTTCACCAATTAATGTTGGCTCACCACCTGTAATACCTATCATTTTAGTATTCTTATCTAATAATGAAATATATCGCAAGTTCAAATCAAATTTATCATCTTCCTGTTTTACAGGTGGCTGTGGACACATAATGCAATTTGAGTTACATTTTTCTGTAATAAACAATGCGTTATGTTGAGAGTTAATATCATAAACAACGTTAATCGTACCATCTGCTTCAATTGTAACAATATCATTTTCATTTAAATCATCTGTACTGGTTACATTTTTAACAAAAAGTTGGTCATTTCCTTTTTTAACTATACTATTTGATGTTATTACCGCTAAATAGTTATTCGGAATTTTATCAAAATCTGTAACATAGACTTTATCTTTCTTATCACCGAACACATTATTTTTAAATGTTATTTTTCCGATAATTATTCTATCAATATTATGAGCTTCCCCAAATAGTTGTTTCATTCTTCAATCGTTTTACGGGTTATCCAACTCCAAAAAACTCTATTTATATCTGTATCATTTTTTTGTAAAAGCGATAAAAGATACTTAATAATGCTTTTGTTTTTTAAGCAAATTTCACTTTTGGTTCTGTTTCCAACAACATCACCTTGTTCATTATAATTCCTTACTGGGTCAGCTCCACAATAACTTAAATAAGCACAAGTTGCACATTCTGGCAAACTTTCTGCTACTGAATTGTTTATTAATTCGTGTAAATATTCACTATTAAAAATTTCTTGGTAAGTATTTGTTTCTACATTTCCCATTCTAAATTGTTTGTCTCCAACAGCAGCTAACATACGCCCTTCGTCTGAAACATAAACATCTCCATCATAGTCATAAATAACGCCTGCAATTGCTGTTCCTGCTGGTGATTGCAAATCGACAAATCCTGTGCTAAAAGGTGTCAAAATTCTTGTTAATAAAATAGTAGCAAAACCCTCTGCAAAGAATTTCCCTTTTTTATTAATTTCGATTATGTAATCCAACCCCTTTTTATAATTATCAATAAATTCTTCCATTGGATAAGCCAATTTATGCTTATCTCTTTTGGCAAAGCCATATGGGTTTAGAGACCTTAAAAAAATGTTGTCAAAATCTAATTCCACATATTTATCTATTATTTCTTTGAAATGATTTATTGTAAAAGATGTTGTTGTCATTAATGCTGAAACACTATCTTTTCCTAAATATTTCCTACAAAGTTCAATGTTTTCTGTTACTAAATCATAACTATTTTCAATATCAAGTAGTGGTCTGTTAATATTGTGTAATTCTTTTGGACCATCTATTGATGTTGATATATATACTTTATGTCCTTTGAGCCATTTTAACATTTTAACATCCAACAAAGTCAGGTTTGTGCATATAACAAATTCCAGCTTTTTCTTTTTAAAGATGTTCGTCCATTCAGCTTTTTCAATAATATATTTAATTATATCAAAGTTTATCATTGCTTCACCGCCTTGAAACTCGATTTTAATTGAGTTGCTCGGTGTTTCAAATATCTTTTCAATAACTTTTTTCGCTATTTTTTTTGTCATATCAAAACTGAAATCAGTTTTTTCTTTTTTTGACACTTGACAATAACTGCAATTTGAATTACACCGTAGAGAAACAACAATCATATGTAATGAAGTAAATTCAGCTAAAAAATTTTTCTTTGTTCTAAATTTAGTAGCAAGCATATTTACTACATCATCAATATTTTTGTCCGCAATTATTTGTTTGCTTTTTAGATTATTATAGACTTGCGAACTCAAATCTAATTTATGATTTACAAATTCGTCAAATTGTTTATTTGACAAATATAAATGCTCTCCAACCTCATTAGAAAGGAATACAGTTTCATCTATTCTCTCAAAGCGATATGGTAGAATTTGATAGTCCATAGGTTACTTACTTATTGAATTGAAAGCTTTCTTAACTAATTCTTCTCTAATGACTTTGTATTCTCTGCCTGTATTAAGTCTTATTTGTTGGTCAATTAGTTCATTGCCAAATTCCAATGCAATTTCTTTTAAAATATTATTATCTTCCTTTGCTTGAAATAGAACTTCTATTACATTTTCAATCACTTCAATATTTATATAGCATTTATTAGTGAATTTATATGAAGCTTTTAATGTTGCTTCTTTTTCATAAATATCTATTGGGATTTTTAATAATAATTTATCCCCCTCGATTTCTTTTAAAATATCTTTCATTCTTCTCGGTT
It encodes:
- the hxsC gene encoding His-Xaa-Ser system radical SAM maturase HxsC, with the translated sequence MKQLFGEAHNIDRIIIGKITFKNNVFGDKKDKVYVTDFDKIPNNYLAVITSNSIVKKGNDQLFVKNVTSTDDLNENDIVTIEADGTINVVYDINSQHNALFITEKCNSNCIMCPQPPVKQEDDKFDLNLRYISLLDKNTKMIGITGGEPTLIGEKLFDILSNIHNKIPKASISLLSNGIKFENFEYAKKFAQSVKQNIVIDIPLYSDIDTIHNSIVRTNTFYRTINGIYNLAKFNLKIGIRIVVHKMNYERLPELSEYIYSNFPFVFHVAFMQMEPMGYAKDNFEDLWVDPFDYNIELEKAVLNLHYRDINVSIYNSQLCILPDSIKKFAVQSISDWKNIYIDECEECTMKEKCPGFFASSKENYSRAITAIKDLQATSV
- the hxsB gene encoding His-Xaa-Ser system radical SAM maturase HxsB encodes the protein MDYQILPYRFERIDETVFLSNEVGEHLYLSNKQFDEFVNHKLDLSSQVYNNLKSKQIIADKNIDDVVNMLATKFRTKKNFLAEFTSLHMIVVSLRCNSNCSYCQVSKKEKTDFSFDMTKKIAKKVIEKIFETPSNSIKIEFQGGEAMINFDIIKYIIEKAEWTNIFKKKKLEFVICTNLTLLDVKMLKWLKGHKVYISTSIDGPKELHNINRPLLDIENSYDLVTENIELCRKYLGKDSVSALMTTTSFTINHFKEIIDKYVELDFDNIFLRSLNPYGFAKRDKHKLAYPMEEFIDNYKKGLDYIIEINKKGKFFAEGFATILLTRILTPFSTGFVDLQSPAGTAIAGVIYDYDGDVYVSDEGRMLAAVGDKQFRMGNVETNTYQEIFNSEYLHELINNSVAESLPECATCAYLSYCGADPVRNYNEQGDVVGNRTKSEICLKNKSIIKYLLSLLQKNDTDINRVFWSWITRKTIEE
- the hxsD gene encoding His-Xaa-Ser system protein HxsD; amino-acid sequence: MKDILKEIEGDKLLLKIPIDIYEKEATLKASYKFTNKCYINIEVIENVIEVLFQAKEDNNILKEIALEFGNELIDQQIRLNTGREYKVIREELVKKAFNSISK